One part of the Vitis riparia cultivar Riparia Gloire de Montpellier isolate 1030 chromosome 6, EGFV_Vit.rip_1.0, whole genome shotgun sequence genome encodes these proteins:
- the LOC117915644 gene encoding uncharacterized protein At4g22758, whose product MSTSKTHRRGHEEKNRKGRLAQRSSSFHSGIPMTMAPQAELRRPKTLPDLLSGRSVSGLSPEGGPRLTKLLLNVTVQRSLGPVQVVMSPDSTVGDLIAAVLRQYAKEGRRLALPTTDPAGFDLHYSQFSLESLDRNEKLMTLGSRNFFLCCKKSEPDVGESAAEASETTSSSTCSTEADKVSKISVPWLKFIDFLF is encoded by the exons ATGTCTACTTCCAAGACTCACCGGAGAGGACACGAAGAGAAGAACCGGAAGGGGAGGCTGGCCCAGAGATCGTCGTCGTTCCACTCCGGTATTCCGATGACTATGGCCCCGCAGGCGGAGCTTCGCCGTCCAAAGACCTTGCCGGATCTGCTCTCAGGTAGGAGTGTCTCTGGACTCTCGCCGGAGGGAGGGCCACGGTTGACCAAGTTGCTGCTCAATGTCACCGTTCAGAGGAGTTTAGGGCCAGTCCAGGTAGTGATGTCGCCGGATTCAACAGTCGGAGATCTGATCGCGGCGGTTCTGCGGCAGTACGCGAAGGAGGGGCGGCGGCTGGCCTTACCGACCACGGATCCCGCCGGTTTCGATCTTCATTATTCGCAGTTCAGTTTAGAAA GTCTGGACAGAAACGAAAAGCTGATGACATTGGGATCGCGAAACTTCTTCCTGTGCTGCAAAAAATCTGAACCAGACGTTGGCGAGAGCGCCGCCGAAGCTAGCGAAACGACGTCGTCTTCAACCTGTTCTACTGAAGCAGACAAAGTATCCaagatttcagttccatggctcaaATTCATAGATTTCTTATTCTGA